Proteins from a genomic interval of Cytophagia bacterium CHB2:
- a CDS encoding tetratricopeptide repeat protein, with protein MAQNRINIEHPASKMTKITSALAIAAALGLGACQNQLLKQAEYFERNGQPGKAETVLVQHLAQHPDDGRAQYQLAELFGAQKKFAEMIEALAAAEKHGGRLRESALQLKEKYWRETYNEGVRALLLEQPPEAVTALQHATLILPERHAAYPVLGAALLSHQQTTAAQAVFEQACRLDPDDLDSRHALLRIYFDRGLYEQAIAASEEALRLLRNDLSALRCRALSLERMASANASDSLNLAAENALKRLLSVSLSMEDFAALGAHYYRRGDFRNAALQFEDAARLGRDNKDVLRYLGDCAWQLGDYATMSKWYTRLVQSHPNDIEALQNLLIAEQALGRKNEVQKLQSQLQQLQGSIE; from the coding sequence ATGGCTCAAAATCGTATCAACATCGAACATCCTGCCTCAAAAATGACCAAAATCACCTCTGCCCTGGCTATTGCTGCGGCACTCGGCTTGGGCGCCTGTCAAAATCAATTGCTCAAACAAGCGGAATATTTTGAGCGAAACGGCCAGCCCGGGAAAGCCGAAACTGTGTTGGTGCAGCATCTTGCGCAGCATCCAGATGATGGCCGCGCGCAGTATCAATTGGCGGAATTATTCGGCGCGCAGAAAAAATTTGCAGAGATGATCGAGGCTCTCGCCGCGGCTGAGAAACATGGCGGCCGTTTGCGGGAGTCCGCGCTGCAACTGAAAGAAAAGTATTGGCGCGAAACTTACAATGAGGGCGTGCGCGCCCTGTTGCTCGAACAGCCGCCGGAGGCCGTCACGGCCCTGCAGCATGCGACGCTCATTCTGCCGGAACGCCATGCCGCTTATCCCGTGCTCGGCGCCGCGTTGCTGTCGCATCAGCAAACCACGGCGGCGCAAGCGGTGTTTGAGCAAGCCTGCCGGCTCGATCCGGATGATCTCGACTCGCGCCACGCCTTGTTGCGCATTTATTTTGATCGCGGGCTTTATGAACAGGCCATCGCCGCCAGCGAGGAGGCATTGCGGCTGCTGCGCAACGATCTTTCCGCGCTGCGCTGCCGCGCCTTGTCGCTCGAACGCATGGCGAGCGCGAATGCGAGCGACTCGCTGAATCTGGCAGCGGAAAATGCGCTCAAACGCTTGCTTTCGGTTTCTTTGAGCATGGAAGATTTTGCCGCGCTGGGCGCACATTATTATCGCCGCGGCGATTTTCGCAATGCCGCGCTGCAATTCGAAGACGCGGCGCGTCTGGGCCGCGATAATAAAGATGTGCTGCGCTACCTGGGCGATTGCGCCTGGCAGCTCGGCGATTACGCCACCATGTCGAAATGGTATACCAGGCTGGTGCAAAGCCATCCGAACGACATTGAAGCTTTGCAAAATCTTCTCATTGCCGAACAAGCGTTGGGGCGGAAGAACGAAGTTCAAAAATTGCAATCACAGCTCCAGCAGTTGCAGGGAAGCATCGAATGA